A window of the Armatimonadia bacterium genome harbors these coding sequences:
- the ispH gene encoding 4-hydroxy-3-methylbut-2-enyl diphosphate reductase, with protein sequence MEIVLAEHAGFCFGVRRAIERAVAETAQRGRLYSQGPLIHNRQAVDQLREQGLEPIEDIDDAPPGATVMLRTHGVGPTVYDRARERGLEVIDTTCPFVARAQREAARLHKAGYQVLVLGEPEHPEAQAIREHTGGAADIVQCADDLVGRELKRRIAVVCQTTQRVETLQELVRYLIPKVSDLAIANTICDATTQRQEAALQMARGVDMVVVIGGRHSANTTRLAQICADAGKPTHHIETAEEVDCAWLEGVERVGVTAGASTPDEAIRETIARLEGCARERGD encoded by the coding sequence ATGGAGATCGTCCTGGCCGAGCATGCAGGATTCTGCTTTGGTGTCAGACGCGCCATCGAGCGGGCCGTCGCCGAGACAGCCCAGCGGGGTCGTCTCTACTCTCAGGGACCGCTGATCCACAACCGGCAAGCGGTCGACCAGTTACGGGAGCAGGGGCTCGAGCCCATCGAGGACATCGACGATGCTCCGCCGGGGGCAACCGTCATGCTCCGCACCCACGGTGTCGGACCGACAGTCTATGACCGCGCCCGCGAGCGTGGGCTGGAGGTCATCGACACCACTTGCCCCTTCGTCGCCCGTGCCCAGCGGGAGGCGGCTCGTCTGCACAAGGCCGGCTATCAGGTCCTCGTCCTCGGTGAGCCCGAGCATCCCGAGGCGCAGGCAATCCGCGAGCACACCGGCGGGGCTGCGGATATCGTCCAGTGCGCCGACGACCTGGTCGGCCGCGAGCTGAAGCGCCGCATCGCCGTGGTGTGCCAGACCACGCAGCGTGTCGAGACACTGCAGGAACTCGTCCGCTACCTCATCCCGAAGGTCTCCGATCTGGCCATCGCCAACACCATCTGCGACGCCACCACCCAGCGCCAGGAGGCCGCCCTGCAGATGGCCCGGGGTGTCGACATGGTCGTCGTCATCGGCGGACGCCATAGCGCGAACACCACCCGACTGGCACAGATCTGCGCCGACGCAGGCAAGCCAACCCACCACATCGAGACCGCCGAGGAGGTCGACTGTGCCTGGCTCGAAGGCGTCGAGAGAGTCGGCGTCACTGCTGGCGCCTCCACTCCTGACGAGGCCATTCGCGAGACGATCGCCAGGCTCGAAGGCTGCGCCAGAGAACGCGGCGACTGA